In Zingiber officinale cultivar Zhangliang chromosome 1A, Zo_v1.1, whole genome shotgun sequence, the DNA window taaattttttttcttttttaaataaaataaatgttacTTTAAAATTACAAggcattttagttttttttccattttaatttgtTTAGGTATTCCACCTAttctattattaatttattttccaTTACCAGTGCATACAATCAAGACTACCTAACATGCCAGGGAAGTCATGTCTCTCATCATACATTTGAAGAAGATGTTGAATATCATCAGCATTTGACCTTCTCAAGTACCTATCACCAAATATTTCAACCACATATTCACAGAACTTGAAAAGACACCTGATGGCAGTTGATTCACCCATATGTAGGTACTCATCAAGATGATCGGCAGGGACTCCGTAAGCCAGTTGACGAATCGTAGTGATGCATTTTTGTAGTAGTGACAATCCTTTTCTTCGTACAGCATCATCCCTATATTGAAAAAATGTTGAATGATTCTCTAATGCATTCACTATGTAGAGGAATAACTCTCTTCGTATTCGAAATATTTTATCGTGGTACACTTGGTTTATAGAGAAATAATCATTGATGAGTCTCTCATGCTCGGCTTCACGATTTCTTTGGACGAACCTTCTTCTGCGTGTGCCCTTCCTCTAATATGCTTCCGTAAGTTGTTGGTGTTGTTGAAGAACCAATAACATCAGTTCTTCACCCGGATCATAAGCTTGCTTATCGATTTCAACATGGACTTTGTCTTCGCTTGTCGAGCTGGAATTTGAGCTAGAGTTGTATGTAGAATGAGACAATTTTGGAGGAAACATgttttagtatacatgtttaaGAAATAGTATGATTATGGAATGAAAATCTCGTAGCACAACATgtctatatatattatttttctcaTGTAATGTCTAGTTTGCAATGGCTAGTTTGCAACGTCTAGTTGCAATGACTAATTTGCAACGATTAGTTTGCAACGGCTAATTTGTAACGCCTAgtttgcaacggctagtttccaATGACTAGTTGCAACCGCTAGTTTCCAACGGCTAGTTTACAATGACTATTTTGTAAAATTATAATCATTGGAAATCACATTAATTGAAATGaaaaatacaataattaaaaatcacaaTCACTTGAAAATATAATAACGCTAGAAAATGAACGTTGAGTAAACAATTTAGATATTCCATCTCGACCTAATATCCTGGCATAAACATTCATGTatgataagttgctcctttgtCATCTGCGAGGTATCTTTGTTCAATATTTCGTAATCCTTCAACTTCAAGCGATGATTCTTTGCTTTTGATTTGGACAAGACAGTTTTTGCCTTAATCTCCTTTACTTCGAGTTGTTTTTGTTTCAGATCGACTTCGGACTTCTTCACGCTTGTGTACTCAGTGAACTTTGTGATAATATTGTTGTAGTTTACTGTCAGATCTTCCATGGTTGATTTTATtttgtctttttcctttctttttgttGCATTTTGTCCCATTGGACGAGTATCTTCATCATCCAAGTCTATACTCACATCTTGGTTGGAGGATATGTTACTTGCTCCTGACTCTGAGGTCCTCGTCTTATTTGTGGCCTCAAAGTGATTAGCGGACTGTGGAGTAAATATAGGACGATTTTTGATAATTCTCCACACATGTTCATACGCAAACCTCAATATATCTTCGTTACTGTGACCACTTCGATATGAACTGTAAACACTATTGTAATTTGCATTTGAATCGATATACCTTCTTTTGGATTGTAGTGTGCCAATGTGACCGTATAACATTTGCACTTCTAGTGTTTGAACCTAGGCGAAGATTCTCATTGTAGTAGCTTGCAACACGTCCCCAAAAAGCATATGCCTTTTGATCATTGTCGATTATTGGATCATTGCTAATAGTGACAAAACTTTTCGCTAAGACCTCATCTTCAACCTTTGTCCAACTTGAATGCTTTCTTGTACCCTCAGCATTTGAAACCGTTTTTTCAAAATTGACCACCTCAATTAGGGATTAATGGTCATAAAGTTGAGTCTCCGGGACAAAAGTCAGAGTTGCAGGTTCATTCGACATCAAAGGAGTGAAAGACATACCAGTTGTGTGTGGGGTACCATATCCATGAACAACCGATGTCGTGAAATATGGATGACTCATGTTTTGCCAATATTCAGTTGGAAGCGGTTAATATGGACCTCGAGGGACATAATTCGGATGATTCATAGAATTTTCAAAACCTTAGAATTTTTGAAGATTTTGTGGAGGAAATAACATATTTGGAAATGGATGTGGGTATTGATAATTTGGTGGAATTTGTGGATTTTAGGAAGATGAATATTCTTGTGAGTTGGTTGTAGAATTCAAGAAATGTGTAAaaaatgtttattattttcatccatttcGGATAGAAAATAAGCTGGTaggaacttaaaaaaaaatgGGGAAAATATTTAGAGAGTAGAATTGAAAGAGTAGTAAGTTGGAATGAAAATATGTGTACATATTGATGGATATTTATAGATGAAATTTTGAACTAGCCGTTAAAAAATAGCCATTAAAAAACTAaccattttaacttaatttttaatttaaaaatttataatttttttaataaataaatttttaaaaaatatacacatGCATGTTTGCTTGAATGCGTTCAAGCATAGGGGTATTATAATACCCCCTCCACAACGTCGATTAATGCACAGTTGGATTATAACATTACATTAACAACTGCGTTGCAGATGACCTAATATACATAGCTAATTCAAAGAGggctaaaataataataataaaaaacttataGGAGAGCTGCGGCTGACAAAGAGTGTTGCAACTTACGAAGGTGGGATGCGGTCAACAGAGGTGGGCTACAGCCGACGAAGGTGGGGCTATAGCTAACGGAGGAGATGGGAGAGAAGGAAGAGTTGCGACTACGGATGCAGCTGACAGAGGAGGATTGCGGCTGTGACTGACGGAGAAGGGCTGCCGCTGTGACCAATGgagtagacccgaccccgggccgggtccggcccggacccggcccgggcccgtaaccgggtcaacgggccggttccggttcattagATGTAAAAACCggtgaaccgccggttaaccggcgggttgaaccggcggttcaaccgcaaaaaaaaatttttttttttaaaacggcttgaaccgccggttaaccggcggttcatagccgttagAACCGCCGGTTAatcggcggttcgtagccgttgggagggttttttaggtattttttttttcaacggttaggatcatttgaccgttttttgatcaatggctatgatttagtgtctgttaccatcaaaactctataaatagagagctcatttcatcatttttcacacacatcttctctactcttaatctcattttcgtattctctaatctctacgcgctttcattttcaattacaatggaaggaggccgcggaggtgcatcatctcgagctcggaagggaaagcaaataatgaatccgcgggaggaggaccccaacattcaatctaccgatgatgagatcgagcatcttccgaatccgacacccgaaacacaaggaagtaccgatgcaattacttctaaggttcgggaacttcctcctctaaagtcttctatttttactaaacattttgagaatgtcactctcgggagaaatgcgtgcaaaatgtaagcactgcaatgcttcctacaaattccaagccggcggcggctatgggtcgttgaaacgacatgtagaaacgaagcacccgacggaatatggactcgaccgttctcaaacacaattatcaagattttcttcaactagcggtagtaccgattccggtttatttttatattcggataataaattaagagaatcattagctaaatttgtttcgtagaacatctttcttttagttttggatctaaatgcacatttgaagatttttgtaaagaatctcttaatccatgtgctaaacgtgttcctaggactacacttactcgtacaattaaaaaattagtaaaacaaggaaaaaagaatttaattgatgaatttagtaaattagataataaagtttctttatgttccgatatttggagtgatcattggcaaacacattcgtatatgggtgtgacttgccattggatcgataactcttggaacctccaaaaaagattattagcttatagagtttttgatgaatcacataatgctcataatatcgcacaattattatgtttaattttagaagaatatggtttaactcataaaatattttcaatatcattagataatgctagttctaataccgcttgtatagatgatctaaaatttgtttgtcaacttattattggaggtttattttttcatattcgttgtgcatgccatgttttaaatttatgtgttcaagatggtttaaaaattttagaaagttatattaaaccaattagaattgcaatttcttatttatggtctcatccatctataatgaaacaatggggtaggttttgtaaaattaatggaatgagacctaaaaaatttccacgtgatgtaccaacacgttggaattcaacataccaattattacaagattcatttcaatataaagaattattatgtttattttttgcacaaaacactaatactaatatatatttattttcacaacaatggaatatttgtagtagtatttgtgaaattttaaaagtatttaatgatgcaaccgaacaactttccggtgtttattatcccactgctcaattagttttagaaaatttttctaatatagtattagttttaaatgaacatattaataatgaatctttatctccttgcatcttagctatgaaaactaaatgggaaaaatatttttatttaattcctgaaatttatttaattgcatttgctttagatcctagatttaaattagaagttttacaagaaatgttaactttatattatgatgctttaattctaattaaagattcttcttcccctgatccagctaatattatatataatgttagaatttatttatatgatatttataatcaatattatgcaaaatatggaacacaaattaatatttctgaaattcaataaactactagtagtaatttaaaacttacaaaagcacaactcttattaaaagaacggacaaaacgtccacggggatcctcaagttccacacaggaacttgagaattattttacgacttcttttgattttaatgaagcagatagcgaaaacttcgatatcttaaaatgGTGGTCACATAAGGCTCAAAgttttcccgttctctccgtgatcgcaaaagaaattttagtttgtccagtgtcaactgttgttgtggagcagacgttcagtgccggcggcaacatattagatgaacgacgatcaactttgtctcccgactccttggaagcccaagcattactggacgattggaccagagcggagaaaagaatccaaggaatgcaacttttagatgacgaagttgaagattttgatactgaaggaacaaatacgacaggaacaggaaatggaagtgaatgaaaatgtaaaagaactacgtgggctttgattcccctaaagggatacgtaaacaacttaaataagtgcaagccctttgtttaataaattttaatttctaatttttaatgtttaatgtttaatgtttaatttttaatttttttaacatattaatcttgaaccgtgacgaaccgtgaaccgaaccgtgaaccggcggttctgaaccgtgaaccgtaaccgtcttgggcggttaaggttaagggtcgacctgcctggaaccgtcgaaccggcggttctgaaccgtcgaaccgtcgatttcgaaccgtggtcaggtctacaaCGGAGGAGGGATGTGGATGTGGATGCGGATGCAACTACGATTGACAAAAGGAagtgtagaagaagaagaagacatttGTAGTAGAAAAAATGGAGAAGGGAATTAGGTCAAGGTCATTTTTAATATTAAGAGAAAATTTTGatgactaaaaataaaataataattgatTAAAAGGGATACAAGAATTAGTATAAAGATTTATTCCCTCGTTTATATTCTATTCTTGTAATTCAAACAACAATAATGATAAATCATTTATTTTCATTATCATTTCCCATTGTTATTCCCTTAAACTAAATGTCTCTTGAACTAAATGCCCTCTTAGTTTTCTGGTTTTATCCGCACCCATTATCGAGTAAGAAGCCCACCTAGAATATTCGCCAGTATATCCACCGAATGGATAAGTTGATTAAGTCCAACATGGTTAATGGGCCATAGATCGGAGCCCAAATGAACACTGCCAATCTTTTCCCGATAAATTTAGCCCACAGGAATTAGGGCAACGTAGTCGCATATATCAATCTCCTCGCCAGAGCCGTGAGAAGAGGAAGAGACAGGTCCCTGATTAGGGCTAATCGAAGAATCTGCAATGGCGTTGAGACGCGGTGTTCAATCGGGGTTGATGGCTTTGTCGCACTCTGAAGCTGGCTTGGCCAGATCAGGCAAGTTCCTGTGCTTCCTTTCGAATCCGAAGTAGATAGAATTCATACCTAGCGATTGATTCGTTTATTTAGGTTGTAAGCTCTCTGATCTCTGACTAGAATTGGCGTGTTAATCAGATGCGTTCGTTTGATGGTTTTGTTCCatgataactttttttttttatttcaccgTACAAAGATAGCTTAATTTTGTTTAGTTCGAAGAGTAAGATGAATGTTGAGGCCACCGATCGTGTGATCTGCTGCTTTTGGACGGTAACCTTGTCATATTATTCAAATATGAATGATAGCTCATTGTCATCTTGAAGCCGTTTCTGGCTATTGATCATATCTCACAGATCAAATTAAGTATTCAATATCGTTTTTCCTCACAAAAAGAATAACTTGGAGATCTTCAGCGTCGCTCTTAGCCAGCATTTGATTGCTAGATCATATTGGTTTTCATGAAAATTAGAAAGAGAACCCTTCTCCAGGATCTTGCCAAACCTTGCTTTTTTCCTATTGTGATTTCTAGATGTTTCCTCATCTATAATATTTTGCTGTTAATGTTAGAATTACAAAATTTCCAAATCACAACGGTTGTTGCTACAATCCTGCGATTTGGGATTTATATCCTCCTCACTAAAACAATATGTATCATATATCTGATTATGAATATAATAATTGTGATTAACCAATTTGATTCACAGTGAATCATATTTTTACACAATTCTGAAATTAAATTTAACCTATTAAAATTAGACCCAACCCAACATATTAAATCAACTCATCAGAAATTGAATCTTACCTCCTACATAATGGAATTTAAAAAATGCATCTTCTGGTAAACTACAAGTGGTGAGGGTTGATGGTGAGGGTAGAGTCTGACAATGTTTTTCCTGTTGTCAAAAGCAAATTGGTGATGAGATGTCCTTTTGTCCAtttcatttaaattaaaaaaaaaaaagaaaataggcAATATATTGTGATTTCTTTTATCAAAGAAatggttttatttttatctttatgCTCAAGCTATgacttaaattatattttttacctTTATTAGTAATATGTGCTAGGCTACGTGTGAAATATGCATTGCATAATACAGATAATAATATCAGATCTGAATTGTTGTTGAAAGGAATGCATGTTGTGAATGAATTTTATCGTTTAGCATGTctttgactatatatatatatatatagtcaactGTCCAAACTGTCTCCGACCATTTCTGTTACTTTTAGGATTCCTTAGATCAGATGAAAATTGTTTTGCCTGTGTTTAACTATATGTTAAGGCTAAATTTTATTAGAAAGTGGCTCATGAAAACTGCTGAATTTTTTGAGAACTCATAGTGCATTCTTAAATAGTAAATACTTTTGACTATCCAAAGAAACAAATTTCAGTAACATGTAAAAGTTACTTACCCTTCCATAGCAAGTCTGAAATCTTGACACACTTCAGTCAGAGACTCTGCAAAGATGTTTTACTTTTCTTAAGAGAAACTGAAAAATCACTTGAAACCAACTAAgtttattcaaaacaaattggTTGTATCCTTTTGAGATTAGCTCTTTTGTTAGTGATTTTTTATTTGTGATGATTATGCTTCATTCCCTACCAAGTTGACTGATAGTGTGGATGTAAACAAATAGCTTGTGCTTAtgttagtgttttttttttatctgtGATGATAATGTTTCATTTCCTACCGAGTCAATAGGTAATGTGGATGTTCACCATGAGGTGATGAGGAAAATAGAGACATGCAATTCATATCCAAAATAAGTTATTAGAAGATTCAACAATATGCCAAAAAGGCATGACTGTTTTTTAGGGCAAATGAATGTTCTCAAGGTTAATGTACTGTAAAGCAGAGAAGACATGAACTCGTGACAAACTTGTGCAGTTTGCAAGGAACTTGTAGCATACTAATTTTTCTACATTCTTCTCATTTGACCAAGAAATggttttcattttcaaaaatacCTGTTATGTTTTCTTCTACTATAAGTACTAACAGTTGTTGAAGCTCAACTAAATTTTTCTTGCATGTTGAAGTTTCCCGTTTTCTTTGTCTAACCATCTGGCACAATActcttttcaaaagattttgtatTATTGGACTTGTCTATTTATTGATAGTCATTTGACATGTTACAGTAGCTCGTGAATTTCATGCAACTACTGCAAAGAGAATGGGAGGGCACGGTTATGAGGAGCCCCATTATGTTCATGCTAAGCACATGTATAACCTTGACCGTATGAAACATCGACCTTTGAAAATGACTCTAGCCGTGCTATCTGGGTTCAGCTTTGGGGTGGTGGTTCCACTCTTCGCAATGTACTTCCAGCAGAAGAAGACTAGCTCTCAATGAGCCATCATTGTGATTTGGAAAAGGAATAATAAGACTTTTGCATGGTACACTCTAGTACTTGTTTGCTAGAGGCGTTTGATAAGTTTCATCAAATTTCTGACAATCTAGTATTAAACCAACTTGGAAGTTCATCGTTTCCCTTTGGATTGCTTATTTGTTTGTATTCAGCTTGGCTTAATGCAAAAGCTCCGTTTTCCATTTCTTGGGTCTATGCTTGCGTGTGAATGTAATATACCTGGAATTGTTTTCTGTGCATGATATTATTAGTGCATTTCTTCCTTAGAATCAGCGATGGTATCTTTTGGGATAAGGCATGAAAGTGGACCTCAACCTAGCGAATTGGCTGAAGGTCCCGAGACATGAATTTGATGCATTTGATGTGGTACTAACCAATCTAAAATTGAAATTGTAAGGGGTGTTTGGTATGTATTTTTTAGGttgttttctattttaattttttgaaaaaaaatagaaaatacgtttggtttgtatttttctggttcattttcaagaaaaaaaaagtattttttttaagaaaatgaaaaatgtgaaaaaaaatatttttaaaaaaataaaaaaaatatgatttttttggaaaatgaaatgaaaatgtaaacatatgcatcctagagatgtaatcgagccgagtcgaATTTTTGAATGTTTGAACTTGGcttgtttataatcgagccgagttcgagttttatttaacgaatatatttagacaaaaattataatattattattaaaatttataattttattctaataaataaatttaatatatttatctatattttttataagtatagtataaaatctataaattcaatatcaaaattattatttttttatttaaaagttgcttaatgaATTTAATGAACAAGTCGAATATTGCGAAGAttgagcttgatttatttattttaacgagtctcattaaacgagctcaaatgagTTTTCATCGAATTGAGATTTGAATAGTTCGCGAAtggtttgattcatttacacccctaatatATTCTAAAAATTAATGAATTGTAAAAATGGATGGA includes these proteins:
- the LOC122022056 gene encoding uncharacterized protein LOC122022056, whose protein sequence is MALRRGVQSGLMALSHSEAGLARSVAREFHATTAKRMGGHGYEEPHYVHAKHMYNLDRMKHRPLKMTLAVLSGFSFGVVVPLFAMYFQQKKTSSQ